From the genome of Athalia rosae chromosome 3, iyAthRosa1.1, whole genome shotgun sequence:
TTCATAACGATTCAGACCATGAATACTCGAGGGATGTCTTGCCTCCGATTGGTCAGAGGCAGTTTGTGGTAGGGATGTGGGTCTTTCGATTACGTGTGTAGAACCCAACGTAGAAAATAATGTGGGCGTTTCAcatgttttgaaaatacttgaGTCTGACGTGTACGGAACTCCACTTACGTAGCTCTTATATATTGGTTATGAAGCGAACAATTAATCAGGTGATACTGGCGAACACCCTTCCTATTTTACAACCGAACGGACTCTCGTATACATGCTACAACATCACTCGCAAGTATGGCCCCAACTCGTCCTCACGCACATTGACCCTTCGGTAAAATAGACTATTCGGTTGATCCAAATAATTTCCACGGATCCGTCAACTGcgaggattttttcaattgaaattgcTCGCTTCGAGCGGCGAATAACTTTTTGTTACCGTGCCGAAGGTAATCGTCATCTCTATCAAACCACTACTACCCATCATTGTTCGTATGATTTCACAGGCCTATCCCGTGTCATGACAAACGAACTGATTCGCGAATTTCGCCGAATTTGATTTCTCTGGTGGAATCACAGAAACATAAGGCTGGACACTAACAAATGCAATAACAGGGTAGTTTAGTTCTTTTCATttacgtacgtttttttttcgtaacggTTTTCATTTCCACCATGCTTATTGTTGCTCCAGAATATAGCAATTTGCAGGCGACTTTTGGTCTGAGGGCCATAATCAAATCACTAAAATAAGTGAGTCCAGCGGCATCTCATTCGATGTGTAGAGGCCCACAAATGCTAAATCGTTCGCCAGTAGTTACCATGACATGCAAAATGATTGCGAGCCAGTTGAATCGTGATCCTTGAAATATGCGAAACCTTTGCAACCATTTATAAATGACGGAAGGGTTCCTAAGGAGGATTATCTGGGTGGTCGCTGAAGTCAATTTCATACATTGAGACATTTCGTAAGTTCGTGATCTGCTATACctgatatacctatgtatcaaCCGTCCGACAGTTGTGTGTGGTTAAAAAAAGAGTTTGTTTTCTCAGCTGGGGGGTAGAATTCGTAGCctacgagaacaaaaaatttttggagaaaGAAATCTTGTTTACAATATTTAGAGGCGGCCCATTAATTTCGAAAGTCGATAATGAATACGAATTTTCTATAtaacaatttcaaaatttgtttcaCGACCTCCCCTTTCCAAGTTAATAACAAATGTCATGCTAATTATATcgactaaaaaaaattggcttcCGAAAGTTTTGCTAAAATTTGTTATAAATCTATACGTTTTGTAAAATTCTTTATTGATAAGtgataaatgataatttcatCAACAATTCAATAACTTTTAATCAAAAGCagaaattgaaagatgaaataatgaaGTCAATTAAAATAACTCAATATTTACTGGGAAATCACAGTTACAATAGGTCTTGAAACTAGTGAAttcaatcattattatcatcggtaTTATTGAGTTTTACAATATCGTGTATTCGCGAGGAAGCTTTTCATAGGGAAATCCGTAAGTTGGAGTAACAAAATTTCTAGCTATTCAAGTAACATCGGACAGACCTTCTCTACCTAttctttttacaattttctacTTGTAGTCAGGTGGAACAGGTACCGCGCAATGTAAAAGTGAAGTAAAATATTTGtggtaaaaaatataactgACCCAGCGTGAAAAAACACAAATGGTAGTTTTTATATCAACAATAAGCGTGATATATCTATTACAGATCGTTCAAGTCGAGTGACATGGAACCAGATCACCCCAATGAtacttttaaaaaaaacgaaaaaaatatttttgacccACGCTGTAAATTTGACAGCATGTCAACTACATTCTTTCAATAGTAATGGCGAAAAACTAATTTATTTCGGTGGTGTAAATAATTGCTGGATATgcttaaaaatattcttcgggGTAAAGTGAGGTCGAAAACGGGAAATAATGAACGTGAGAGGGAGCGTTCATCGGCAGCGCTTGCGACTGTTGACATCGCTTGGAATCTGAACGATCACATACGGCAACTCTTGGATGATTTCCAAGATTTTGTGTCTACGAAAAATTTCGTGAGAAATTGCAAATTTCAATccattattaattttcgaagtaAGTAGGCCACCTCGAtagggaaaaacaaatttcatttttcaaaaattttgattttttacaagcTACAGGATCAATCCCgccgctgaaaaaaaaattgaaaattcgctTTTCTGCCCTACCCTATGGAACAGTGCTTTTTGTATCTCGACCCCTTCGTCGAACTAGTTGAAGGAttcgattataaattttttgtatttttacatGTTAGGTTTATGTGTTAGCTATCACTACGGTAGTACTCGAATTTCGATTGGGGCCGTACGAAATTCAATCCGTTCGATTCACCTGTGAACAAtcaagaaatagaaaataatttgtaGCGCTATTGGACATAACGCTTGACTGATAAATTAACTACCTCTGTGCTCCGTTGGCACTGCGCACATTAATATATGATAGTTTCCACTCGAAGTAATCACTTTACCATTACTTGAAGATTGTGGCATATGATGGCCGTCCAGTTCTATGCACGATATTAtggaaattctgaaatttctcatttcatcTATAATTATTACTTATCAATGACAATTATTGTTCGTAAAAATTATTGTCCGTATGTCGACAAATCGTatgattcgattattcgattttctcaggcatctttttttcattctccgttTAATTTTCAGTGAGACTTTATCGCAGATCGAGTCGTACAACATGGATCTCAATAATTGATAGCATTGGTTCGTCGAGAAACGAGACAGCCGTAATTATCTTGCTGCTGATCAAATCATTTGGTATCGTAGAATCTGACTTATTGTTAATGCCACCCGTCGGGGATGGTTCACTTGTCCGTGATACATACGCTTTATTCAGTGCGCATACGTGAGAAACGGAGCTTTTTCACCCATTGTGTCTTACCTAGCCTTGTCGGTAACGACTGGCCAGAGGGTAGGTGATATCGGACACCTTCTATATCAGCGTCTTGCAGGAGtagcgagtaatttttttcctctccgacAGCAACGTCCGGTATTAGATTGCGAGCTAAACTAATAATATTCTTTCACCAATGATTTTATATGCGAATTTATTGCAGGTGTAGGATCTATTATTCAGAGCGGAACAaagtttttttatcgaaagacTTCCTTCTTCGTTCTCAGAGACGAAAACCATGAGGAGGATTAGGTGAGAAAAGATTGCAAGTTCTTCGGACATAAATGTTTTATTGTAATGGTGTCAAAAATTTGTTGCTACAATATATAGTGAATCGTATTAGATATAAGACAGTATGAGGTAAGATGAAATTAAACTCCATCCATGGGCACTGTTCCTTTCGGATTATGAAATACGTGCGAAAACCCAAgtctcgttgaaaattaatacgGCCAAAGAGTGGAAGTAGTCGGAGTCGAACATGCCACTGGAAATCGGCTCATCACGTTTCCGATCCTCCTCACAATTTATCGGCCATGGCACGCAATGTCGTCAGGTAGGAGAAACTAGCTGCGATAGTCTAGAATACcgcaattcaaatattttggtCAGCAGAATtcgtttccaaatttttttcatgcttcAAAGTTCCAGAGAAACTTACGCCTCCGAAAAATTCAAGCGACAATATGGGAACGATACCCCCCATGGTGATTATCAATGGACGTTGCGATCTCTGCAGAACAATGATCAGATCTCTGACCATTTTTCGAGAATTGCCAATCCAGGCGCATCCGTAGGCTGAATTTCTCAGTTTCACGCTCTGTAATAGAATCATAAATACTTGACGTCGATTGCTAGTGTTCACTTGGCGACTGAATTCCATTCATGTGTATGCGATGGATGGGGTAAAATTTAGTGATGAGCCATAACAGATCGTATCAATTACCAAATCGATCAGGTTGTCCGCCGGCCAGGCAAATATGAAAAGTTGCACCGCAGAAATAACGACGAAAAGAACAAACTTTGCCGCAACAAAAAATGGTGGATTCTGCACAGCGGTTCCATTagcaaaaagtagaaaaaccAATCGGCATCAGACTTCATTTCTGatcaaaatatacgtacaaaaaGGATTGGAAAAGCGAACTTACGCGAACAAGAACAAGCCCCCCAGTGCTAACGTTGAACGTGatcacgaaaaaaaggagtccGACCATAGGAGCCGTGGTAAGACTCAGTCGATCGAAGTAACTGAACAAAGAACGGTGGTCAAATTGATTATTCGCCCGGAATCGAGCTTGAAACAGATCAGTCGACATCTAAAAATCGGTCTCACTCGATCAACACCTGATGCTTCGAGCTGCAGCGTCTGAAGTCGTCCTCGTTGCGTGCGTTTAGAAACTCGGTGGACAAGAGTTCGAATCTCGCACCGATGAACCATAGCAAAATCGTATACATGAAGTCGACCGTAGCCATACTTCCGACCTGCACGATCGCTGCGGTTTGAAATACGTACAAGCTCGCCCAGATCCACGTCGGCTCTATGGTGAACGGAAATGCGGTCATTCCTGGGAGGGGCTGCGACAACACCGCGGGTCCGCAAATAAATACCACAGGAGCTAAAATGGTGCCGATGAACATGATGGCGTGAGAAGAGAACCGTTGGTCGTAGTACCGATAAATCCAGTCCAATTCTTCAGGGGTACCGGTCTTCAAAACCATATCCATTTCGTCTAGCAAGCCCTGTATTCCAGATAATTCGAACGTTACGCCATGGTTCAATATCTCCTCATCGAATTCCGCCTACTAACAAGAACCAGATTCATTCGCACGCGATGTCGTACAGTGTGCAGGTAAAGGTTCGTGCAAGTGAGAGATATTAGAACTCGGATGCTGTGAGTGAATGTGCAATGCGTAGACAAGTGATAACGACGAAGTGGAATAATGCGGTACCCCATTGACTGGTAGTTTGTCAGAACTATCCAGGGTACCTGACAATCACCTGAAGACGAGGTGCCTCTTTTTTACAGATCAACATTTTCCAGATCACACAGAAGACGACACATAATTCTGCCGAAATTTTGATGGACAAGTCGAAATCATTCAAGTTTGTGTACAAGCCCCATAACCAGCCCAATGAAGCTACCGATATATGGATGAGTGCTAACCACCACCAAATACTCCGTAAACGGATATCCGAAGCACTGGATCCTGCCGGTAATGGCCAGCTAGCGATCGGTATGACTGAATACCTTATTATAACGATACATTGTTCCAACGTTAAACGGTGTTTCGGTaacattttttctcgcccTGCTAAACTTGTGACGATCTCTATTAAAGTGCGGACCTCACGGATAGTTTGATTTCGTCCTGTTTCGCAAAGTCCCTAACAATAGCAACGGGACATCGAACGATAAGCCAACTTCACCGGCTCTCTTTCGACCAGCGTTGGTCGAGCGTGAATGCATGAGTTCTCGTGGAGGGTGCCGTAGATATGCACTACCTCCATGATGAATCAGACGACGAATAGTCGGAGGATTCCTTGCTCGCGATTGGTCAATATGCGGGAGGGGGATTCTCATAATTCACTTTTAGTCACGTGTGCTACATCCAGCACGGATGACCATGCAAGTGTTGCACGTGTTTTGAAGATATGGCCTTATGACGTATCCGGAACTCCGTGGATCTAATAACCACCCTCTAAACTTTAGATGTCGAGAACAATTAGCAGGGTATTACTCACGAACACTTTCTTAGTTTTACATTAAAGCAGACTTTCATATGCGGCTCACCTCGCACCAAGGATACGTATGGCTCCGACATTGTCCTCGGGTACGTTGACCCGCCAGGAGGTGATTATTTCTTTGACACCATTAAAATCACACACCCATGCATCGCGAAGACTTCTCCGACTGGGATCGGCCGGCTCGAGGgataatgaatatttcattgctGTGCCAGAGGTCATTACCTCATCAACGAGTTCTTATCGATGCGACTTTGAATGCCCTCGCCAATGTCACGGCAATtatggaaaattaataatttacacgaaattttcttcagaacACTCTTCGAAATGACGGAAGGTCTGGAGTCCCACCATAAGTTTCGTAAATCGGTGCGTATCGGGATGTCCGGTAGATTTATCAGCCAAATTAGCCGAAGTGGTAGTGCGTCCTACAACTGGAAAACATACATTCAATGATTCATCTGTCTACTAATGCATATGTGAAATCCGGATCACCCTGATCGAGATGAAGTTCCTGTTTTCGTTGCCCCGTCCGAATGCCAAACATGAGTGATTATAAAAAGGTCAGGATCGTCCATGTACACAAAATTGGTTCCAACCACAACGACCCCCAAGGTGTGGCTTGCTTGATCAATCAGACGTGTAAGTGTTTCAATTGCACCGCGTACATGTGTGTGTAGATCGTATGCTCTATCGTAACGGCAATCACTCGGCTATTGTCTGAGGTATTGCGGCATATAATGTCTCCTTCTTCCTTACGGAGTATCGTAAGCGGCAttctcgaatttctttttcaaaaagcaaaatttctccaaacagcatttttgaatcaataataatatgattgGTCGTGCAAGATGAAAAATGCTCACGTAATGTCCATTCGTTATCGTGA
Proteins encoded in this window:
- the LOC105687206 gene encoding odorant receptor 13a-like isoform X1 → MLPKHRLTLEQCIVIIRYSVIPIASWPLPAGSSASDIRLRSIWWWLALIHISVASLGWLWGLYTNLNDFDLSIKISAELCVVFCVIWKMLICKKEAPRLQGLLDEMDMVLKTGTPEELDWIYRYYDQRFSSHAIMFIGTILAPVVFICGPAVLSQPLPGMTAFPFTIEPTWIWASLYVFQTAAIVQVGSMATVDFMYTILLWFIGARFELLSTEFLNARNEDDFRRCSSKHQVLIDYFDRLSLTTAPMVGLLFFVITFNVSTGGLVLVRNPPFFVAAKFVLFVVISAVQLFIFAWPADNLIDLSVKLRNSAYGCAWIGNSRKMVRDLIIVLQRSQRPLIITMGGIVPILSLEFFGGTIAASFSYLTTLRAMADKL
- the LOC105687206 gene encoding odorant receptor 13a-like isoform X2, producing MYRYNKGLLDEMDMVLKTGTPEELDWIYRYYDQRFSSHAIMFIGTILAPVVFICGPAVLSQPLPGMTAFPFTIEPTWIWASLYVFQTAAIVQVGSMATVDFMYTILLWFIGARFELLSTEFLNARNEDDFRRCSSKHQVLIDYFDRLSLTTAPMVGLLFFVITFNVSTGGLVLVRNPPFFVAAKFVLFVVISAVQLFIFAWPADNLIDLSVKLRNSAYGCAWIGNSRKMVRDLIIVLQRSQRPLIITMGGIVPILSLEFFGGTIAASFSYLTTLRAMADKL